One region of Exiguobacterium acetylicum genomic DNA includes:
- a CDS encoding aminopeptidase, translating to MPTQAELQQYASLAVRTGINLQPGQQLEVRAGIENLPLVREITRVAYEVGATQVYVQWSDDEMTKIRYFDAPEESFDTFPDWLKARYDQLAEEKTAFLSVVSEDPDLLNGVDSSRIARANKAAGVALANWRKFVMSDNVSWCVVAAPSESWAKKVFPDSENAVEELWSAILKATRADQADPVAAWADHDHNLRSKAKFLTEKKYKTLHYTAPGTELSIELPERHVWLGGGGPNADGVDFIANLPTEEVFTLPKKTGVNGHVSSTKPLSYSGNLIDEFTLWFENGKIVKAEAKQGQEALDDLISLDEGARYLGEVALVPHRSPISDSGILFYNTLFDENASCHLAIGRAYSTCLENGPSLSAEELEAQGANDSMTHVDFMIGSADLSIEGELADGTRESVMRDGNWSI from the coding sequence ATGCCGACACAAGCAGAATTACAACAATACGCGTCTTTAGCCGTGCGTACGGGAATTAATCTACAACCAGGACAACAACTCGAGGTTCGTGCAGGAATCGAAAATTTGCCGCTCGTTCGTGAAATCACGCGTGTCGCCTACGAAGTAGGAGCTACGCAAGTATATGTACAATGGTCAGATGATGAGATGACGAAAATCCGTTATTTCGATGCACCTGAGGAGTCGTTTGATACGTTCCCGGATTGGTTAAAAGCACGTTACGACCAACTGGCAGAAGAAAAGACAGCGTTCTTATCGGTCGTCAGTGAAGATCCAGATTTATTGAATGGCGTGGACTCGAGCCGAATCGCACGTGCGAATAAAGCAGCTGGTGTCGCTCTTGCTAATTGGCGGAAGTTCGTCATGAGTGATAATGTCAGCTGGTGTGTCGTAGCAGCACCTTCTGAAAGCTGGGCGAAGAAAGTATTCCCTGATTCAGAGAATGCTGTTGAAGAGCTCTGGTCAGCTATTTTAAAAGCAACACGTGCCGATCAAGCAGATCCAGTCGCTGCATGGGCGGATCACGATCATAATCTGCGTTCAAAAGCAAAATTCCTGACAGAGAAGAAGTACAAAACATTGCACTACACAGCTCCAGGAACAGAATTATCAATCGAATTACCAGAACGTCATGTTTGGTTAGGTGGCGGTGGTCCGAATGCAGATGGTGTTGATTTCATCGCGAATCTGCCGACAGAAGAAGTGTTCACGTTACCGAAAAAGACAGGTGTCAACGGTCACGTCTCGAGCACAAAACCACTTAGCTACAGTGGGAACTTGATTGATGAGTTCACACTCTGGTTCGAAAACGGAAAAATCGTTAAAGCGGAAGCAAAACAGGGTCAAGAAGCATTAGATGACTTGATTTCACTTGATGAAGGTGCACGTTATCTCGGAGAAGTTGCGCTCGTGCCGCACCGTTCGCCGATTTCTGACTCGGGTATCCTATTCTATAATACATTGTTTGATGAAAATGCTTCGTGCCACTTAGCGATTGGTCGTGCGTACTCGACGTGTCTCGAAAATGGTCCAAGCCTTTCAGCAGAAGAATTAGAAGCACAAGGCGCGAACGACTCGATGACGCATGTCGACTTCATGATTGGATCAGCGGATCTATCGATTGAAGGAGAACTTGCAGACGGAACGCGTGAATCAGTCATGCGTGACGGAAACTGGTCAATCTAA
- a CDS encoding GNAT family N-acetyltransferase, translated as MESERLWMRPFEEEDFSFYKSLVQNEQVMRYINGGTALSEDEAREWFERQLERYSDERQTGFLLLFIKETNEPIGFAGLLMQEVDGKEELEVGYWLEPKHWKVGYGREAAKRLMMEAFNRGHDRIISIIHPDNRASQNVARANGLNWEKDTVFRDVPVTIYAGQLSRLCRN; from the coding sequence ATGGAAAGTGAACGTTTATGGATGCGACCGTTCGAAGAAGAGGATTTTAGTTTTTATAAGTCACTTGTCCAAAATGAGCAAGTCATGCGTTATATCAATGGAGGCACTGCCTTGAGTGAAGATGAGGCACGAGAGTGGTTCGAACGGCAATTGGAGCGATATTCGGATGAGCGACAAACTGGTTTTTTACTGTTGTTCATAAAAGAAACGAATGAACCGATTGGCTTTGCCGGATTATTGATGCAGGAAGTGGATGGGAAAGAAGAGTTAGAAGTCGGTTATTGGCTCGAACCAAAGCATTGGAAAGTCGGTTATGGTCGTGAAGCTGCAAAACGATTAATGATGGAGGCGTTCAATCGAGGGCATGATCGAATCATCTCGATCATTCATCCCGATAATCGTGCTTCGCAAAATGTCGCTCGTGCCAACGGGCTGAACTGGGAAAAGGATACGGTGTTTAGAGATGTTCCTGTCACGATTTACGCTGGACAACTATCACGACTTTGTCGTAACTAA
- the murB gene encoding UDP-N-acetylmuramate dehydrogenase, with amino-acid sequence MTEQVMTGLYEGISKESVLINEPLKYHTYTKMGGIADLFIIPTSYEETAFVVRYAYEQGIPLTLLGNGSNLVVRDGGIRGIVLSFEKLTDISVEGHELVAQSGAAIIEASRVAYAHQLSGLEFACGIPGTIGGALIMNAGAYGGEVKDCLHSATVLTRQGELLNISHDELELGYRTSCFSKKEYIILEGRFALTEGDPALIKEVMDDLTHKRETKQPLEYPSCGSVFKRPEGYFAGKLIQDSNLQGTRIGGAEVSKKHAGFIVNVENASASDYIALIRHVQETVQEKFGILLETEVKIIGEEA; translated from the coding sequence ATGACTGAACAAGTAATGACGGGACTGTATGAAGGCATTTCAAAAGAGTCCGTACTAATCAATGAACCTTTAAAATATCATACGTATACAAAAATGGGAGGAATCGCGGATTTATTCATCATCCCAACTTCTTATGAAGAAACAGCTTTTGTCGTCCGATATGCTTACGAACAAGGTATTCCCTTGACGTTGCTTGGAAACGGATCGAATCTTGTCGTACGTGATGGCGGCATTCGCGGCATTGTCCTCTCCTTTGAGAAGTTAACCGATATCTCGGTCGAAGGACATGAGCTCGTCGCTCAAAGTGGCGCAGCAATCATCGAAGCGTCTCGTGTAGCTTACGCGCATCAGCTCAGCGGTCTTGAATTCGCTTGTGGGATTCCAGGAACGATTGGTGGCGCATTGATCATGAATGCGGGAGCATACGGTGGTGAAGTCAAGGATTGCCTCCATAGCGCTACTGTATTGACACGACAAGGAGAACTGTTGAACATTTCGCATGATGAACTCGAACTGGGATACCGGACAAGTTGCTTCTCAAAGAAAGAATACATCATCCTCGAAGGTCGATTTGCGTTAACAGAGGGTGACCCAGCATTGATCAAGGAAGTCATGGATGATTTGACGCATAAGCGGGAAACGAAACAACCACTCGAGTACCCTTCTTGTGGTAGCGTCTTTAAACGTCCAGAAGGCTATTTTGCAGGGAAGCTGATTCAAGATAGCAACTTACAGGGAACACGCATCGGTGGCGCTGAAGTGTCCAAGAAACACGCTGGTTTCATCGTCAACGTCGAGAATGCGTCAGCATCCGACTATATCGCACTCATTCGTCATGTACAAGAAACCGTTCAAGAAAAATTCGGTATCTTACTTGAGACAGAAGTGAAAATCATCGGTGAAGAAGCATAA
- a CDS encoding GNAT family N-acetyltransferase, producing MTPDTLYGLLKLRTDIFVVEQECAYPELDDQDQQATHLIVRSESGQIVGCLRIYDHPTKGVAIGRVAVHRDHRSVGLARQMMERAMVHLQKEAAIYLQAQAHLEGFYGSFGFETVSDPYLEDDIPHVDMQFHVKDSKKDFTSTMDEPMNK from the coding sequence ATGACACCTGATACCTTATATGGACTTTTGAAATTACGAACGGATATCTTCGTCGTCGAGCAGGAGTGCGCGTATCCGGAGCTAGATGATCAAGATCAACAAGCGACACACCTAATCGTACGGAGTGAGAGCGGTCAAATCGTTGGATGCCTTCGGATATATGATCATCCGACAAAAGGAGTAGCGATTGGACGGGTAGCTGTTCATCGTGATCACCGATCGGTTGGGTTAGCGAGACAAATGATGGAGAGAGCGATGGTGCATTTGCAGAAAGAGGCTGCGATCTACTTACAGGCACAAGCACACCTAGAAGGGTTTTACGGATCGTTTGGTTTTGAAACCGTATCCGACCCTTATTTAGAAGATGATATTCCACATGTGGACATGCAGTTTCACGTAAAGGATTCGAAAAAAGACTTCACGTCGACGATGGATGAACCGATGAATAAGTAG
- a CDS encoding YkvA family protein, with amino-acid sequence MEFTPGDFKSAYTYFHRQALDLVGDEKAQQELLVRAEIGLAHLTQDIASTESSDIEREAELVLYFQLKQLLEMLRALYQKKFEMHAEQEQLLLTAVLYFTSPVDALPDDNVLGLFDDAQIVETIYEELAADVDRFQHME; translated from the coding sequence ATGGAATTCACACCCGGCGATTTTAAATCGGCTTATACGTATTTTCACCGACAGGCACTCGACCTCGTTGGTGATGAAAAAGCACAGCAAGAATTGTTAGTTCGAGCAGAAATCGGACTTGCGCACTTGACGCAAGATATCGCGTCTACAGAAAGCTCGGACATCGAACGCGAGGCAGAACTCGTCCTTTATTTTCAATTAAAACAACTGCTTGAAATGCTTCGTGCTCTCTATCAGAAAAAATTCGAAATGCATGCGGAGCAGGAACAATTGTTATTGACGGCCGTTCTGTACTTCACGTCTCCTGTTGACGCCTTACCGGACGATAACGTCCTCGGGCTCTTCGATGATGCACAAATCGTCGAAACGATTTATGAAGAACTGGCTGCAGACGTCGATCGCTTTCAACATATGGAATGA
- a CDS encoding GNAT family N-acetyltransferase: MYYNQLSHVQRRHVHQLLQYHQKAYDFSFFQPLEDYQWVYLESGQVKATLGYHVVHDVVHFMNSAFHDIKAFRRLAILLHLHAVRQGCRQIHVQVSPPHDLSLTSIWKELGYSLYAEQFRLIGLSEGQPATLRLKAVHAQNQDTYLALRNDALQGTHHFFPYQVSDLDKLIQRKAIPYLVYDKQLIVGTLLFQKQGQNIRLLEITCLPELRRQGYGSRILHTFQEKLRRANIQTFEVFFLSTQQDVLRLYHPSMFCDIQLTSHWHTFSTDQPPLII, translated from the coding sequence GTGTATTACAATCAATTGTCTCATGTTCAAAGGCGACACGTCCATCAACTTTTACAGTACCATCAAAAGGCATATGATTTTTCATTTTTTCAGCCGCTTGAAGATTACCAATGGGTCTACCTCGAATCCGGTCAGGTGAAAGCGACGCTCGGATATCATGTCGTGCATGACGTCGTTCACTTTATGAACAGCGCCTTTCATGACATCAAAGCCTTTCGGCGTCTGGCTATTTTGCTACACTTACATGCCGTTCGACAAGGATGCCGGCAGATACATGTACAAGTCTCTCCGCCGCATGATCTTTCTTTAACTTCGATTTGGAAAGAGCTTGGTTATAGTTTATATGCCGAACAGTTTCGTTTAATTGGACTCTCAGAGGGACAGCCTGCTACGCTACGTTTGAAAGCTGTTCATGCACAGAATCAAGATACTTACCTCGCACTTCGTAACGATGCCCTTCAAGGAACACATCACTTTTTTCCATATCAAGTATCTGATTTAGACAAGTTGATTCAACGAAAAGCGATTCCTTACTTAGTCTATGATAAGCAACTGATCGTCGGTACACTATTATTTCAAAAGCAGGGACAGAATATCCGTCTTCTTGAAATCACGTGCCTACCTGAACTGAGACGTCAAGGATACGGTAGCCGCATCCTTCATACATTTCAAGAAAAGTTACGACGTGCAAACATCCAAACGTTTGAAGTCTTTTTTCTCTCAACACAACAAGATGTATTACGCCTGTATCATCCTTCGATGTTTTGCGATATCCAGTTAACCTCTCATTGGCATACGTTCAGTACGGATCAGCCTCCGTTAATCATTTAG